In Amaranthus tricolor cultivar Red isolate AtriRed21 chromosome 3, ASM2621246v1, whole genome shotgun sequence, a single window of DNA contains:
- the LOC130807698 gene encoding OVARIAN TUMOR DOMAIN-containing deubiquitinating enzyme 12-like isoform X2: MMTTDEQDQDAIGWSLNLLDLGPLFNNTYGSCYSSEDGSIYHGQYLREYNYDAPCNSECNYVEKDAMLAHSLQEEFSRLEVDNAAQSSHAESEQFHPVSSNDSSDWLAPSTANYCSVHESAQEADDTGHSSSCSSPGERSYDGEDYSYSLEFADESALDGELGKRLNQMIPVPHVPRINGEIPSMDEATSDHQRLLDRLQLYNLVERKVQGDGNCQFRALSDQFYRTPEHHKFVRQQVVNQLKSEPEYYEEYVPMEYGEYLKKMSKSGEWGDHVTLQAAADSSSF, encoded by the exons ATGATGACGACTGATGAGCAAGATCAAGATGCCATCGGTTGGAGTTTGAATCTTCTTGATTTGGGACCATTGTTCAATAACACTTATGGCAGTTGTTATAGTTCAGAAGATGGGAGCATCTATCATGGACAATATCTGAGAGAGTACAATTATGATGCGCCTTGTAATTCTGAATGTAACTATGTGGAAAAAGATGCGATGCTTGCACATTCTCTACAAGAAGAATTTTCACGATTGGAAGTTGATAATGCAGCTCAATCCTCTCACGCAGAATCAGAGCAGTTTCATCCAGTTTCATCTAATGATTCTTCAGACTGGCTTGCACCATCTACTGCCAATTACTGTTCtg TTCATGAGAGCGCCCAGGAGGCAGATGATACGGGGCATTCGAGCTCATGTTCTAGTCCAGGAGAGAGATCATATGATGGTGAAGATTATTCGTATTCACTGGAATTTGCTGACGAGTCTGCACTTGACGGAGAACTGGGGAAGAGGCTTAACCAAATGATACCTGTTCCT CATGTACCTCGAATTAATGGGGAAATACCTTCAATGGATGAAGCAACTTCAGATCATCAAAGACTACTAGATAG ATTGCAGTTGTATAATTTAGTTGAGCGCAAGGTCCAAGGAGATGGAAATTGTCAG TTCCGCGCTTTGTCAGATCAATTCTATCGTACTCCAGAACATCATAAGTTTGTGAGGCAGCAGGTTGTCAATCAG CTTAAATCAGAACCAGAGTACTATGAGGAATATGTGCCTATGGAGTATGGTGAATACCTAAAGAAGATGTCCaa